The sequence below is a genomic window from Bacteroidales bacterium.
ATCAGGAAGTAATCATATGTTGCAGCTTATGAATAGAGGTTATACGCGCGAGTATTATCTTGAACGTATTGCTGCTATTCGAAAATACATTCCTGATAGTGCTATTTCAACCGATATTATGGTTGGCTTTTGCGACGAAACAGAGCACGATCATGAACAAACACTTTCGCTCATGAGAGAAGTAGGCTACGATTTTGCATTTATGTTTAAATATAGCGAAAGAAGTGGCACCTATGCCGCCAAAAATATGACTGATAATGTGCCAGAAAAGTTAAAAATTAAACGACTTAATGAAGTTATTGCTTTACAAAATGAATTAAGTAAAATTTCAAAACAAAACGACGTAGGAAAAATATATGAAGTATTAATTGAAGGAAAATCGAAAAGGTCTGATAAAGAATTTATGGGAAGAAACTCACAAAACAAAGTGATTGTATTTCCTTCAGAAATAACATTAAAAGTAGGCGATAAAGTTATGGTAAAAGTTGAAAAGTACACCTCGGCAACTCTTATAGGAAAAATTATTTAAAGAAAATAGTTATGAACAAAATAGAAGAATTTAGAACCTTTAGAAAACGTATGAATGAGCGGATATTGGCTGCTGATAATAAAGTTATAAAAAGAATTTACAGTATAGATACACTTACATACGAAGATGGAGCATTGAACAAAAAAACAAAAGAAATGCTTGGATTGGTTAGTTCTTTAGTTTTACGTTGCGATGATTGCGTAAAGTATCATTTAGAGCGTTGTTTCGAGCTTGGAGTTAGCGATGATGAGCTTTTTGAAGTTTTTGCTGTAGGAAATGTAGTAGGCGGTACCATTGTAATTCCTCATATGCGTAGAGCAGTCGAGTATTGGGATGAACTTAAAAATAATCAAAAATAATTTAAGAAAATGTTCAAAAATTGAAAAAAAAATATCTATATTTAACCCAATGTTTAACCTAAAAAAGTTTATTTATGATTAAAAAATTTAAGTTTTTAATGTTGTTATTGGCTTCGATGCTAATATTTGGCATTCAAGCATTTTGGGCTCAAACCATCGATCGTTATGCTTTAGATGGAGCTCTTTATTTTAAATTTAAAGACAATGTTCCAATGAATTTTTCGGTTAAAGCCGGTAAGGTATTGCCCGAAAACATTTCATTTTTGAGCGAACTAAAAGACAAATACGGAATTATTTCCGTCCGCAACACCTTTTGGCAGACTACCGATCCTAAACTTCATCGAATTTTTAAAGTACAATTCGAGAAAAAAGAAATGGTAGAGCAATTTATTCGCGATTTGGCTTCACAACCAGAAGTAGAATATGCCGAAAAAGCACCTTATTTTCCTATTCGTTTTACTCCAAACGATTATGGAACTAATGCGGGTAATAATTGGCATTTAACCAAGATTAGTGCACAACAAGCATGGGACATTACTCATGGAAGTGCAACTGTTAAAGTTGCTGTTGTTGATAATGCTATAGATATTAACCATCCCGATATTGCTCCCAAAGTAGATCAAGCTATAGACTTGGGCGATGGCGACAATGATCCTACGCCTCCCAGTACATCTGATATGGTTTGGTCGCATGGTACTCATACATCTGGACTTGCAGTTGCTGCAACCAATAATGGTGTTGGTATTTCTTCAATTGGCTTCGATTGTAAATTAATAGCTATTAAGGCAGGAGCCGATGCCGATGGTGGTCAAGGTATATCGGCTATGTTCGAAGGTATTACTTGGGCTGCCGACCATGACGCTGATATCATTAGCATGTCGTTTGGCGGACCTTCGTTTTTTCAAACCATGCAAATGATAATCGATTATGCATATAACAAAGGTTGTGTTTTAGTAGCTGCTGCTGGCAATAATGGTGATGGAGCTGAAGATCCCAATAATGTTAATTATGTTGGATATCCTGCTGCATGTAATCATGTAATAGCTGTTGGTGCCACCAATGGTAATGATAAGGCAGCCTCTTTTTCTGAATATGGAACATGGATTGACGTGATGGCACCAGGTGGTTATCAAAATGATGGTGGATTTTTGGATATCCTTTTAAATAATAGCGTTTATAGTACATTTGCTGGTAATAGTTATGGCAAAATGCAAGGAACCTCTATGGCTTGTCCTATTGCAGCTGGATTATGTGCTCTTATGAAATCGGTCGATCCTAATATTTCTGTTGACAGATTAACTTATTTCTTAAAAGCTTCGTGCGATAATATTGAATCATTACAAGATGCCAATCATCAAGGCATGGTAGGAGCCGGACGTATCAATGCTTTTAAAGCTGTTAAAATGGTACAAGATAGCATGCAATCGGTATATGCCAACTTTACTTGTTCTGGTAATTTTATCAATGCGGGTGGATATGTTAATTTTACCGATCAATCTGTTGGTAATATCACTTCTTGGAATTGGCAATTCCCTGGTGGTAACCCTTCATCGTCCACTCAACAAAATCCTCAAAACATTGTTTACAATACTCCAGGTACATATGCTGTAACTTTAGCCGTATCGGATGGTACAAATAGCAGTACAGAAACAAAAACCGCTTATATTACAGTACAAGAACCTGCTAATACTGCATGGATTGAACAAGCTAGTGGCTTTACAACTATGTACAGAGGGGTATATCATATTTCTATTGTTAACGATACTATTGCATGGGCTACTGCTGTTGATGGAACTAATGGTTCACCAGTAAATGAATTTACTAAAACACTTAATGGCGGTAATCTTTGGACACCAGGAACTATTACTGTAAATGGTGCATTGGCTCCAGCAAATATATCTGCTGTAAGTGCTACTAAGGCTTGGGTTGCAGAATATCCTACCAGTGGAGTCGGTGGTAAAGTTTATGCTACTTCTGATGGAGGGGCTACATGGGTAAACCAAAATAACGCATCTATGTTTACTAATTCAGCAAGCTTCTTAAATATTGTTCATTTCTTTAATGAAAACGATGGTTTTTGTATGGGCGATCCCATTAGCGGTAAGTTTGAAATTTATTATACTCACGATGGTGGTGCCACATGGACGGCTGTTGCTAGTGCTAATAATCCTGCTGCTCAAAGTGGTGAAATGG
It includes:
- a CDS encoding carboxymuconolactone decarboxylase family protein produces the protein MNKIEEFRTFRKRMNERILAADNKVIKRIYSIDTLTYEDGALNKKTKEMLGLVSSLVLRCDDCVKYHLERCFELGVSDDELFEVFAVGNVVGGTIVIPHMRRAVEYWDELKNNQK
- a CDS encoding S8 family serine peptidase, with protein sequence MIKKFKFLMLLLASMLIFGIQAFWAQTIDRYALDGALYFKFKDNVPMNFSVKAGKVLPENISFLSELKDKYGIISVRNTFWQTTDPKLHRIFKVQFEKKEMVEQFIRDLASQPEVEYAEKAPYFPIRFTPNDYGTNAGNNWHLTKISAQQAWDITHGSATVKVAVVDNAIDINHPDIAPKVDQAIDLGDGDNDPTPPSTSDMVWSHGTHTSGLAVAATNNGVGISSIGFDCKLIAIKAGADADGGQGISAMFEGITWAADHDADIISMSFGGPSFFQTMQMIIDYAYNKGCVLVAAAGNNGDGAEDPNNVNYVGYPAACNHVIAVGATNGNDKAASFSEYGTWIDVMAPGGYQNDGGFLDILLNNSVYSTFAGNSYGKMQGTSMACPIAAGLCALMKSVDPNISVDRLTYFLKASCDNIESLQDANHQGMVGAGRINAFKAVKMVQDSMQSVYANFTCSGNFINAGGYVNFTDQSVGNITSWNWQFPGGNPSSSTQQNPQNIVYNTPGTYAVTLAVSDGTNSSTETKTAYITVQEPANTAWIEQASGFTTMYRGVYHISIVNDTIAWATAVDGTNGSPVNEFTKTLNGGNLWTPGTITVNGALAPANISAVSATKAWVAEYPTSGVGGKVYATSDGGATWVNQNNASMFTNSASFLNIVHFFNENDGFCMGDPISGKFEIYYTHDGGATWTAVASANNPAAQSGEMGWTGVYDAYNNIAWFGTNKGRIFKTTDKGETWTVLTPGLTDIQKVTFNNEMNGIAQQIVYNTSTGAITSLTMKKTTDGGATWSSVTPGANFWKSDICAVPDMPGKYYSVGTDGAASGSAKYGSSYSLDFGATWTPIDTGVQYICVEFLNDQTGWAGGFSTNATTSGVFKWDAQTSVQSIQQLVNISIYPNPASEYLNVESTENIRSIQVINQLGQEIMSQNVDSFKSTLLLQQMNKGLYLLKVNTDKGSNIYKFIVK